Genomic window (Gadus morhua chromosome 3, gadMor3.0, whole genome shotgun sequence):
AGAAGGCGATGGTTGCCCTGGCAGCGTCGGAGCCCTGGGCCAATGGCAGCTCTTCTGGAGTTGTGGcctgccactgattggccagaaagCAGAAGCCAACAAACCAAAGAAAGCTGGCCAGACCTGAAAGCAGGATACATGaagcccatacacacacattggtttTGTGCGTAGGTAGAAGTAACAAAGTAGAAAGTatgatgattgattgattgattgattgattgattgaagcTTTATTATCGGACTCAGGTCCATAAAATACACTCATAGGACAGGACAAGCACaatacaacagaaaaaaaatagatCATTGAACATATATAAGATTTAGCCAGTGCATCCTCAGCCTGGAGGCATAGCGGGAACAGCTCACAGTGGGACTTGATAGTGCCACAATGATAACATTTCCAGATTCTTTCAGACGTAGCATAAATTGAAACATTGGGTTTCTGAAAAGTGCTTCAAACGTTCTTGCTCCTGCAGTGACAAACATCTGGCGGGCAATCCCCCCTCTGGGAATTTGAGGATCCTCATCGCATCATTGTACACAACCTGCAGCCTCTGCATGCTAGATTTCTTATAGCTTACCCACAAGTGGGCCAAAATAGAGGTACATCTAGGATACTAAATGTGTGCGTttacgcgcgcgcgtgtgcgtgcgtgcgtgcgtgcgtgtgtgtgtgtgtgcgtgtgtgtgtgtgtgtgtgtgtgtgtgtgtgtgtgtgtgtgcatgtgtgtgtgtctgtgtgtgcgtgtttgtgcgagtgcatgtgtgtgtgaacctgtgtgtgaatgtgtgtgtatatgatcaCACACAGCGCTTGGgcaggtgtatgtgtttgtttgtctgtgagcttgagtggttgtgcgtgtgtgtgtgtgtgtgtgtgtgtgtgtgtgtgtgtgtgtgtgtgtgtgtgtgtgtgtgtgtgtgtgtgtgtaagagcgtGTGCATGAGCGTgagtggttgtttgtgtgtgtgtgtctgtgagagagagtaaaTATGAGTCTgagcaggtgtgcgtgtgtgtctgtgtgtttgtttgtatgtgtgtgtatggaagattgtatgtgtgtgtgtgtgtgcgagtggttgtgtgtgcaagcgtgcgtgcgtgcatgcgtacgtgtgtgtgcgagcgtacctgcgtgtgtgtgtgcgtgcgtgcatgcgtacgtgTGCGCTTgctcgcgtgtgtgcgtgcgtgcccgtgcgtgcgtgcgtgtgtgtacgtgtgggtgtgtgtgtacgtgcgtgcgtgcgtgtgtgtacgtgtgggtgtgtgtgtgtgtaccagagaAGACCAGGTCCAGCAGAACGGCCCTGCGGCGGTCCTTCACGCTGCTCATGGAGGGGAAGTAGACGTCCAGCAACAGGAAGCAGATGCTGCCCAGGAAGGAGGCCACGCCCACCGTGATGCCGTAGTTACAggcgtcgttgttgttgttgaacacGCACAGCAGGCGCTCGCTGCCGATGTTGATGTAGCCCTCGTTCACGATGCAGCTGAACACCACCATGGAGAAGACctgcgggagccaatcagaaCGGGCGGAGCaggggtcatgtgaccgggaggggagagagagaaggatgacACGTTACTGCAGGGTATTGACACCGGGTTGTTTATTAACTAGCAGGGAGGCTCTGGAATTGAGTCACACCTACGTAAGAATACCTGTGTAGGTACACACCCACATTCACATCAACAAACTAgggcgctcacacacacacacacactagggcgcacacacacacacacacacgaaaagacacacacactacaatggTATACATACATTAACAGCAAAATCATGCATAAACATTTGAAgtataaagacacacaaacacacacaaacacacacacacacacacacacacacacacacacacacacacacacacacacacacacacacacacacacacacacacacggacatcaAACACCTCAAATCGATTCATGTTTACAATTCAAATGATTGTTCAGTATGTATTatagcttcttcttcttctttgtttacCACACAGAGACAATAAAGGGTGCCATTCCGGGCGGGTGTTTGTTATGGACAGCCTAAGTGGTCGAATTCATCACCTTTGATGGCTAGACACAAAGAGCTCCAGAGTCCAGACAATAATAGCATAACGAGATGCCCCAGAAGGGGTCCGTCGCGCTGTAATCAatgttcagcttttttttttacactaatATAAAGACAGACACGATAAGGGGGAGCATTTTATTTTATCCGGCTATGCAGCAGTGGTCGAGCCGGAGAGTATTCAGAGTCGATAAATGTGCGACCTGGCGTGTTAGAAAAAAGAccgagagagaaacacagagggagggagagagggggagagagagatacaaaaatGGGGGTACAgtaaatataggcctaccagCAGCTAGTCGGAGCTTACCCAGGAAAGCAGTCGGACGACGGTCCGGGGGTGTGTGAAGAAGGCGACCGGGTCGAACGAGGTGCTGCCGGCCCTACCGGCGCCGTACGCGCCCGCGGACTCCATCCTTAAAGCAGTTTTTTCCCAGTTCGAGTTTCGGAGGAGAAGCGGAGCCGGTCCTCACAAAGAGGAGGAGCGCAAGCAGCTTAGCAGAGCGGTGGTGGCTCGCGCCTAGGCTATACGCCACCGGAGCTCCCGTATGAAGTCACAGCCCCGCGTCATTTATTAGGATACAAGTAAACACTGGCTAGACAAAAGGAAGCTAGGCTCCAGAAGGATAACCGCAACAGTCATATCTTTTTGTGAATCTAGGTGAATTGGAATCGGGGTACACAAATATAATAATTCCCATTGATGTGAATCACGCGCGTGTTCATAGACGTTTTCGTTCAGTCGATTTCGGGCTCAGATATTGGCTCATATCGAGACTAACAGATCCAATGAGATTTTTAGGCGGTGCGCATAAATGAATAGACAATCAGCATCCGATTTGGGAACTAAACGATTTTATTAGGATTGATTTTGGGAGAGGGCTTTTGGAAGTCGATTGGATACAAATCATTACATGGATTGGTATAATGTAGATAGGCgttacagacacatgcatgcacacgtggagcacacacgcgcacacacacacacgcacgcacacgcacgcacgcacgcacacacacacacacacacacacacacacacacacacacacacacacacacacacacacacacacacacacacacacacacacacacacagaggccaaACAAGACTAGGCTATTATTTATCTTCTCCTCTCGTTCTTAGAGCTCGTCTTTGCTTTTATTATCCTTTTTTGCGTCTTCAGCTTTCATCGCCTCAATGTACTTTTTCCTGTCTTCATCCTCCTATGAAACATCACAGGAAACAGTTAACAAGTCAGGGACTTCAACATTCAGTAGTCCACAAGCATAGCTTAATCCGACAGCCATAAAGTTCCTGAATGACACTGAGGATCATTTGCACAAACAACTATCAAAAGCTTACCTTCACTCTGTATTTCTTTGCTTTCTCCATCTCCTTGTCTAAAAACTTTACCAGGTCCTTCACCGTCTCTTTGCCAGTGTAATCCACCACCTGCCAACAACACAAATAGTttgcctcatagcataattgcctaatattttaggcagatagtgattatggaatggaaaaagcactctgattggcataggatatagccaatgaggcacagtgatgCGGGGGTCACCCACCCTTTCGGCGAACAGCGCAGGGAAGAGGCGGAGGGCCGGGTAGGAGCCGTACATCGACAGGTTGATGTCATTGGCCGAGGCGTCGATGCGGGCGATGACCACGTCCTCCCTGTGCTCCACCGCCTTGGCTAGCTCCTCCCACAAGGGGAAGAGAGCGCGGGACTTCTGACTGTATGGTAGATCTGagatacatgtatatatacacacacagaaacacacacagacacacacacacacacacacacacacacacacacacacacacacacacacacacacacacacacacacacacacacacacaaacacatatatatacacagattcacgcacaaacacattcaca
Coding sequences:
- the LOC115539972 gene encoding synaptogyrin-3 isoform X1, which produces MESAGAYGAGRAGSTSFDPVAFFTHPRTVVRLLSWVFSMVVFSCIVNEGYINIGSERLLCVFNNNNDACNYGITVGVASFLGSICFLLLDVYFPSMSSVKDRRRAVLLDLVFSGLASFLWFVGFCFLANQWQATTPEELPLAQGSDAARATIAFCFFSILTWAVLTLSALRRYLSGANMTLFTWQHMDHAHGSARATPYPIANGATIVTTNPYQAPPFTETLDPQKLTQQPRRMTPAF
- the LOC115539972 gene encoding synaptogyrin-1 isoform X2 yields the protein MESAGAYGAGRAGSTSFDPVAFFTHPRTVVRLLSWVFSMVVFSCIVNEGYINIGSERLLCVFNNNNDACNYGITVGVASFLGSICFLLLDVYFPSMSSVKDRRRAVLLDLVFSGLASFLWFVGFCFLANQWQATTPEELPLAQGSDAARATIAFCFFSILTWGYQCLLTLSRVKDIVIMEEKHRLLPKSPPTSIMLV